One genomic segment of Phyllopteryx taeniolatus isolate TA_2022b chromosome 12, UOR_Ptae_1.2, whole genome shotgun sequence includes these proteins:
- the trim63b gene encoding E3 ubiquitin-protein ligase TRIM63 has product MDLQRTGSLVRPPSPMDSLEKQLSCPICLDMFTKPVVILPCQHNLCRSCASDLYDSRNPYRFSGGVFRCPTCRFEVVLDRHGVHGLQRNLLVENIIDIYKQQQELSGNSNTETSLKPKESKEPKCQEHEDERINIYCKTCQTPTCSMCKVFGQHKDCEVAPLESVYQAQKGELSNAIDSLVASNGRLQSLLIQMEDACRAVQENAQRAKQGLAERFDLLYAILEERKTILLEQIGKEQDEKVATLRAMSQRYGERLQASTDLTDSAVRALEQSGAAEFLVSAKGLITQTKDAARGSMGEERPEPGFEKMDHFAVSTEHVVAVLAKMDFGSDDDDDFDDAEEEEEE; this is encoded by the coding sequence ATGGATCTCCAGAGGACCGGATCCTTGGTTCGCCCTCCAAGTCCCATGGACAGCCTGGAGAAGCAACTGAGCTGCCCCATCTGCCTGGACATGTTCACCAAGCCTGTGGTCATCCTGCCCTGCCAACACAACCTGTGCCGCAGCTGCGCCAGCGACCTCTACGACTCACGCAACCCGTACCGCTTTTCCGGCGGCGTCTTCCGCTGCCCCACGTGCAGGTTCGAGGTGGTGCTGGACCGTCATGGTGTCCACGGGCTCCAGCGGAACCTGTTGGTGGAGAACATCATCGACATCTACAAGCAGCAGCAAGAATTGAGCGGCAACAGCAACACTGAAACCTCCCTGAAGCCTAAAGAGTCCAAAGAGCCCAAGTGCCAGGAGCATGAAGACGAGAGAATCAACATCTACTGCAAAACCTGCCAGACCCCGACATGCTCCATGTGCAAAGTGTTTGGGCAGCATAAAGACTGCGAGGTGGCGCCTTTAGAGAGTGTCTACCAGGCCCAAAAGGGTGAACTGAGCAATGCCATTGACAGCCTGGTGGCCAGCAACGGACGCCTTCAGTCTCTGCTCATCCAGATGGAAGACGCTTGCCGTGCCGTACAGGAAAACGCGCAGCGCGCTAAACAAGGCCTAGCCGAGCGCTTCGACCTGCTGTATGCCATCCTGGAAGAGCGAAAGACCATCCTCCTGGAGCAAATCGGTAAAGAGCAAGACGAGAAGGTGGCCACGCTTCGGGCGATGTCCCAACGTTATGGCGAGCGACTCCAAGCCAGCACCGACCTCACCGATTCGGCCGTAAGGGCACTGGAGCAGAGCGGCGCCGCCGAGTTTCTGGTGTCGGCCAAAGGCCTCATCACGCAAACCAAAGATGCGGCCAGAGGCTCCATGGGTGAGGAGCGGCCCGAGCCGGGTTTCGAGAAGATGGATCATTTCGCCGTGTCAACAGAGCACGTTGTGGCGGTGCTGGCAAAAATGGACTTTGGCTCAGACGACGACGATGATTTTGATGAtgcggaggaggaagaggaggaataA